GCGAGCGTTGCCGGGAAGGTGGACTATCTCAAAGGCCTCAAAGAAAACGTCATCATGGGGCGGCTGATACCCGCAGGGACCGGCGTCCAGACCTACCGCGATATTGATCTGAGCGTGGAGTGACGATTTTTGGCGGCATGGATTAAAACCGCTTGACAAAGAAAAATTTTAGTAATATGTATAGTCTTTTAATTATTCAGGGACCCCATTGCCGACGGGGTCCCTTAGTCTACGTTAGACAGCGCGTTGAGGAGATGCTATGCCGACGATAAACCAGCTCGTCCGAAAAGGCCGTCGACCGCCGAAAAAGAAAACAAAGACACCGGCTCTGCAGGGTGCACCCCAGAAGAGAGGGGTGTGTGTCCGGGTTTATACCTCGACACCCAAAAAGCCCAACTCCGCTCTTCGAAAGGTGGCGAGGGTGCGATTGACCAATGGGATCGAGGTTACCTCCTACATACCCGGCATGGGGCATAATCTGCAGGAGCACTCGGTTGTGCTGATCCGCGGAGGGCGCGTGAAGGATCTTCCTGGTGTGCGTTATCACATCATTCGAGGCACCATGGATACGACGGGTGTCGGCGACAGGCGACAGGGC
This portion of the Desulfatiglans anilini DSM 4660 genome encodes:
- the rpsL gene encoding 30S ribosomal protein S12 — its product is MPTINQLVRKGRRPPKKKTKTPALQGAPQKRGVCVRVYTSTPKKPNSALRKVARVRLTNGIEVTSYIPGMGHNLQEHSVVLIRGGRVKDLPGVRYHIIRGTMDTTGVGDRRQGRSKYGAKRPKGL